One Kitasatospora sp. MAP12-44 DNA segment encodes these proteins:
- a CDS encoding peptidase — translation MRTTMRTTTWTTLLTGGLLALAPAAPALADTPSPTPTPSASAGASTPAATAGSSFLTATSLLPGQDASVDVSTGDYLYWAFAASEGQTPSVTVTVTLPAAADRHGPQTWTAEVFDGLRRRQACTAGTQNAIAAPTTATVTASCTLRQIRSWAEPWSGDPLPGTYYVKVSLTDAPAQDLGLSAHAQLHITSTGSADDAQPEGGALKAALVPPVNAGATLAPDATAAPTAVPSPTAAGQLSAAAPVAAVSHWYSGWFSRWNTRWGWTLAGGALAALAGVAGYSITRHPRRLRRPGV, via the coding sequence ATGCGTACCACGATGCGTACCACCACCTGGACCACCCTGCTGACGGGCGGCCTGCTGGCCCTCGCCCCGGCCGCCCCGGCCCTGGCGGACACCCCTTCTCCCACCCCCACCCCGTCCGCGAGCGCTGGAGCCAGCACCCCGGCGGCCACCGCCGGCAGCTCGTTCCTGACCGCGACCTCGCTGCTCCCCGGCCAGGACGCCTCGGTCGACGTCTCCACCGGCGACTACCTGTACTGGGCCTTCGCCGCCTCCGAGGGCCAGACCCCGAGCGTCACAGTGACGGTCACCCTGCCGGCCGCCGCCGACCGGCACGGGCCGCAGACCTGGACGGCGGAGGTCTTCGACGGCCTGCGCCGCCGCCAGGCCTGCACCGCGGGCACCCAGAACGCCATCGCGGCGCCCACCACGGCCACCGTGACGGCCAGTTGCACGCTGCGTCAGATCCGCTCGTGGGCCGAACCGTGGTCCGGCGACCCGCTGCCGGGCACGTACTACGTCAAGGTCTCGCTGACCGACGCGCCGGCCCAGGACCTCGGTCTGTCAGCCCACGCCCAGCTGCACATCACCAGCACCGGCAGCGCGGACGACGCGCAGCCCGAGGGCGGCGCGCTGAAGGCCGCCCTGGTGCCACCGGTGAACGCCGGCGCCACCCTGGCGCCGGACGCGACGGCGGCGCCGACCGCCGTCCCGAGCCCGACCGCGGCGGGGCAGCTGTCGGCCGCCGCGCCGGTGGCCGCCGTCTCGCACTGGTACTCCGGCTGGTTCTCGCGGTGGAACACCCGCTGGGGCTGGACCCTGGCCGGCGGGGCGCTGGCCGCCCTGGCCGGGGTGGCGGGCTACAGCATCACCCGCCACCCGCGCCGTTTGCGCCGTCCGGGGGTGTGA